A genomic region of Arachis hypogaea cultivar Tifrunner chromosome 5, arahy.Tifrunner.gnm2.J5K5, whole genome shotgun sequence contains the following coding sequences:
- the LOC112803004 gene encoding abscisic stress-ripening protein 3 encodes MAEHHHHHHLFHHHKEDEQLVDAAGAGFDYRKEEKHHKHLEQLGEMGAIAAGAYALHEKHKAKKDPEHAHKHKIEEEIAAAAAVGAGGFAFHEHHQKKEAKKEYEETYGKKHHHLFG; translated from the exons aTGGCtgaacaccaccaccaccaccacctcttcCACCACCACAAGGAGGATGAACAGCTAGTGGATGCCGCCGGGGCCGGATTTGATTACAGAAAGGAAGAAAAGCACCACAAGCACCTTGAACAACTTGGTGAAATGGGAGCTATAGCTGCTGGTGCTTATGCTTTg CATGAGAAGCATAAGGCAAAGAAAGATCCGGAGCATGCCCACAAACACAAGATAGAGGAGGAGATAGCGGCGGCAGCTGCCGTCGGTGCGGGAGGATTTGCCTTTCATGAACACCATCAGAAGAAAGAGGCAAAGAAAGAGTATGAGGAGACTTATGGAAAGAAGCATCATCATCTCTTTggttaa